In Carassius auratus strain Wakin unplaced genomic scaffold, ASM336829v1 scaf_tig00215781, whole genome shotgun sequence, the sequence TCCATGGGTCAGCACTGTTCTTACAAacatttttctctctgtctcagaGTGGTGGTGTTGGAAAGCAAACCGACTGAAGACCCTACAGCTCAAAGTAATCTTTACATCCTCGCGGGCCACGAGAACAGCTACTGACAACACACTGCCTTAACACACACTACATAATGCACGCTACAGAGTACATGTTTCAGAGACTTATACACCTCATTTTCATTTATAGTGCTACTGAACAAaacactacagaaaaaaaaacatactctaAGACCGTTGAAATTAAACACTACAGATACGTTATAAGACCAGAATTTTTTGGTGTGGCATGATACCAGCCCTTGGTACCTCGTATCGATATAAGATCGATACCTCAGTACAAGCAGATGTAACGGCAAATCaatcatttgaattaatttataGTTAATACATGATATCTTTTGGTATTGTACcagtttaaagtttttctttttttttgcaaactgtgTGAACTTACTATAGATTAATTTCAGTACACAAAAACAGTGCAAACTAAACTCTTCAGAGACACCTTGATACACAACCATCAGTTCTGTGAGACTGAGAGAACTCATTTGAAAACAACAGTCTAGTACAACAATTATCTAAAAGAGGACACAAATAACATGGCTTTTACATCTGCCATGATTTGCAGGTGTTTTACCATCTTGTAAGCTTTGTAGCTTTCAGTATTGAAGTGACACTGCCCTGTAAACAGCTCTTCTCTTTTAAAATACCAATACAGTTCACCAAGAATACGTAAGTCTAATCAGAATACATAAGTCTAATCACAGAAATCTGTGTGTGGAAGTCTTTCACCCTAACGAGAaatcctattgaaatgactggattttgcttATGAAAAATTGCTAAACAACTGTAAATGTAACTACACTTTAAGGCAATTCAGTAAGTCTCATTAGGTTCACATTTTGATATTAACAGCACAATAACAGACAAAATTTAATCTTAGGGCAGACGAttctattaaattataaattattaatgttaatcatCTTAGTGGACATTCATACAGAATGCACTTTTTTGTGTCTAAAAATGTGAAACAGGGcagtggaataaaaaaaacaaagaaaaaaacttctagagacacattttttaaaagttaaacttcTTAAGAACCATGTTTTTAGGACGGCATGTAATTTGCAAGATGCTATGAAAGACGCTAGAGCAAAAGTCAGAGCAGTCTAGCACATTTATATACAAAAACTATGAAAAAGCAGCACAgagaaatacaaaaatgtttctgtgaagatgaaaaaaaagccTGCAGTGAAGCTAAATATTTTGCTTATTAGTTGCTAAATACAAAAATCATTTTGTTATATACACTAGGGGGCGCCATGTTATCTTGTCATTATTCCACCACTCATGTTACTCAAACTGAGGTTAAGTACTGAAGGATTTTTTGGTACCACATCCAGTGGATTAAGCATTGAATGATGAAATGAATTATTAACAGCCAATATACATATTTTCATCAAAGTATAATCAttcattaataatgataattcatatttaattagtAATATCCTTAATTCCTCATTTCCATTATTAATAAAAGTACTGTGTCTTTATCATGGTATAGTGTTGGTATAAGATGgcaataccatatatatatatatattctgaatgaTTACCTTAGTCACACACTATGGTATTTACACGGTACTCCAAACAATATCACGGTATTACTGTAGTAATGTCCAAGAAACCATGATAATACCACAGTAAGACCATTTGTGCTGCCCAATACTGTCCGTGGTAGCACACGTACACCACCgagatgtctatttgacatctgcaagacatatttttttaagagtgtttgctcatctgcaatatgtCTATAGGACGTCCGACGTTTCCAATCAcatgtcaaatagacgtttagatttttttttaagatgtttatgatttagaatgtatgtaaaaccGATGTCTGAAAGACGTCTTTACGATGTTTGTATACcacagatgctttccagattaaGCAGTCACGAGCCACTTAATGGGAATGTAATAATTTttagagtttttatatttcatgttttagtTCATTACCAAGCACTGTTATTGAAGGTTTGCACAATACGTTTGCTCACGTGTGCTTTTCTCcgcgtgctgtgtgtgtgttaatgggtGAGTTGATGTCAAGAGTACAAGTATAACAAACTAAGAAATCCTATTTATCAGGCTCACTGAAAACAGAATAGAGACAACATAATGTCTTATGAATGCAGTATGTGTAAAAATTGAAATGGGAAGTCAGAAAAAGAGCTCTTTCTAGAATGTAGCTGTCAGTGAAGATTTCTCACATTTCCATCATTTTGTATGGCATCATATCTGAATActgttatttttgtgtaaaaattgCAAAATCAAGTTCTGTTAAGCTGAATGCTCAAATTTAGCATGTCAAGTCTACctctaaaatgcattaaaatttctTACATAGATCATGCGCCATTAAAACCCTACTGCAAATAGAGTATCTCCCTAATAGCAGTTTTAAACCCTGGTCTTGTCACATTTTTGTCAAGACCTAAGATATACTGTGTTTGAGCCTAATCTCCATTTACTCTGTATGTTTGAAAGAATCACAAATGTGTGTCAAACTACTCCATGTTCACTACAGCAGCGTCTCTTGTGTGATGTGATGCACGTCTTGTATATAGTGTAAATAATGAGTTTTACAGACTGTATAAAGCCAATATTTTGTTTCAAATGTGGAACTCTTTTATGAGATTTAACACATTAAACCAAGGTGAAAAAATATCAAATCCATCTGAatgatgttgtttttttgtcatatatacacacacactttattattgttttattttaattgtaactatttacatttacattcaaatgtatttacatttttatttgtaaagtatacaaaatgtatttattacagtatttttatttatgagtGATTAACATTCTACGTTTTATCAGACATAGTTTTGCATCCTGTCAGCATAAACTGAACAAAAGATGGATAAGTGTGCCTGTTTGTTTATATGCGTcagtatatattttcataaacaatCCAAGAACCAAATGTTTTCACATTTCTGGCCAAAAtgatattaatcatttatttatcatgcaAATGTTTTGTGTCCGAAAGCATGAAATCCTCAACCTTCAAGAAATATTTAGAGAGCGAAACACAAGTCTTAGCATTTGTGGTATTGTGTTGGATCACCACATGAAGTTTATATCTGTACCcggaagcaaaaccagttgagaaccacttaGTAAAACAGTTTAAACAGCAGTTCCTCTGTCAATGTCTCCTATGTGAGGGGCTTTGGTGGTCTCCAGCTCTCCACTGCTTTGACACTCAGCTTTTACTGTTGTCTTCTCCTTTCCATCGCCACTagacctgacacacacacacaaagtatcaTGACTTAAAATGTGAGGACATTGTGTACATGCAAAGTAGCCGTGTGTCTCCTCATATTAACTCACTTCTTCTTGAAAAGCTTTTTGAAGGAGTTCCTAAACCCTTTTCCTTCTTTCCTACTGCGTTCACTCAAAGGGGTGTGGTCATAGTCATCAGACACACCCCTCAATTTGAGCTCCTCCCACACCAGGTCTCTAGGATCCTGAGGAACAAGCATAATGAGCTTTCACCCACACTCACATGTAAATATATGCATACTAAATCAATTAGCTTTTAATTTTCAGCTTTTATGGACAATTCTAATGTTTAGTGGGTGGTATGTGTGTGTACCTTTTGATGTATTAGTTGCGGCTGCTCCtctgtgtcagtgtgtgtctcATATCTGTGTTTTGGACTACTGGGTCTCTTTCTTGATTTGCCACTTGACTGGCGCTCCACCTTCGGGTGGGCAGGAGTTTTTGTCTGGTGGGCGTGAGTATCAATACTGTCCATCTGCAGGCCGTTCAGTGATTTGCTCTTTCTCTGCACTGCCTGTAGAGGGTGTGGTCTCACAATGTCTGCTGAGTCAGGTGACACACAGGCCCTATTGGACCTATAAGCCACACCCCCAGCACTTCGCCCTCTACTGTGGGACTGTATAGGTGGACTATGAGAAGGACTACAATGCACAAAGGCGATATCAATGCTGGAGTCAGAGGAATGAGACGGGCTTGAGCAGCGAGAGCCTCCAGCTTTGTAGGGAAAGAGCGCACCCAGAGCATCAGAGAGGCCAGATCCCGCTCCCTCGGTCTTTGGAATTCTGCGCAGAGGAACTGAGATGGCTTTGTGGCGAGAGTCAGAGTCGGAGAGGAAGGAGTCAGGGGACGGGATTTCTGGGTCGTAGTGATAGGGTGCTGCTTCGAAGTCAGGGTAGTGTTTGTTACGTCGAGAAGGATcacttacaaaacaaaaaaagaacatgtATAAGGGTGTTTGTTTAATTACGggcacttttttaatgtttttgaaagggaCATTAAAGTCGCTTTTGCTTATCcaggctgcatctatttgatcaaaatacagtcaaaacagtaatattgtgaaatattattaacatttagaataactttaccattttaatattttttaaatgtaattcctgtgatggcaaagctgaattttcattcattcaaaaatcattctaatatgaggatttaatattattattaatactgaaaactgcttcatatttttgtggaaatggttATATGTGTTCAGAATTCTATaatgaattgaaagttcaaaagagcaacatttatttgaaatcgaaattgtaacattataaatgtgtttttattgtttacgTTTGATCTAATTAATGGATGCATGATGAATACAAGTATTAGTTCcttgaaaaaaacaataatttgaaTGGTATTGTGTGTCTCAAATTTCATCTCAAACACTCTTCACTAAAGACACTGTTTACAGGAAAATTGTCACTGTTGATTTTCAtgcaataaatataacaatagtttatgttttttcaatttttgtttaaattctgGTTTAGTTGTATTTTATGATGgcttatttatattgtaataatgaaTTTCTGGGCCAAgagttaaaagacaaaaaaaaaaaaaacattataaagggCATAATAAAGGCAttgaaaaaaagctttaaaagtgCTTTGAGTAAAACCCATGAGCTCATTTTGTGATGTATTTGATTTGTGTATCTATCTACTCACTTTTGTGCactggtgttgttttttttatttttctcatagtCGACTTTATACAGCTGTCTCACTGTAGACCTGACATTAAAAACAAGAGTCAGTAAAccttacaatacacacacacacacaaaaacaaacatattattttttcattagaaCTTACCTGCTAAGCTCTTTTCGGGTGTGTTGGGGCCACTCCTGCTGGTGTGTGcacaggttgtgtgtgtgttctcgcaggGCATGACTGTGTGTGAGGAGCTCCTGGTTGTGCTGTAGCAGATGGCTGTACTGGGTCATGAAATATCGGAGTTGTTGCACAGACACCAGTAACAGGTAATAGTCTGGATGCTCTGACTCTGTCTGCTGTAGAAGACTCTGTAAAACACAGCAGTATACAAACGGACACATACATGCATTTTCTTGATTAGACAGTTTTTATGTAGCATTGCTTGACCAAGGTATGATACCATCACAAGAGTCACTTTATCAAACATGCACAACTAATAAACATGCCTATATGCTGTTAGTATGACCATAAAGATGTGTTTGATTACCTGGAGGAGCGTATGGTATTCTGGGATACGTTGGACAGGTTGTAGAAGCAGAGAGTGTAGAGACGGATGTGTCTCATCCCCTGTGATGTCACTCTGGATTCGAACACATACAACAAATAAGAAAGCTATTATGTGGATTAATCTCAAATGTATGCCAGGTAACCTAAActtgttttttatgtaataacTAAATGATCTGggtttattgataataatattaacagaaatgtacaaatattaaataatcttaTTTATTAATATGGTGAAAATGAAACAGAGATGTAATTCATAGAAACATTATGTACTGTTATTTTTCTTATCATTTCTGTGGCATAACACTGTATCTATATGcctcatataaatatatatatatatatatatatatatatatatatatatatatatatatatatatatatatataaatcacttaTATAAAGTTTTCAAtcttgtatttattaaatatataatgtgtgtatgtatacctCTAGAAAGCTGCCTGATTTTGAAGAGGAGAACAGAGTAACCACGGTCAAACATTCTGGCAGGTCCCGTAAATATGATACATAATGATCCAGAAAATCACTCTGCAAAACAAACATTTGAGATTAAATAGTGGACTTTAGGACATGATAGAATAATTGATTGTAGCTTAATTTcactttttagaatattttacTTCTTTGCTAGTGAGTCTTAGAAATACATCTCCCATGATTCCTTGCCAGTGGCTCTTAAGAACTCTCTCTTGCAGGAGGTGAAGGAGTTCCAGATGCTGCTGAATCAAGAAGCGTAGAGAGGGAGGGAAAGGcctgagagaaagaaaagaaaagaaaaaaaacgtatCATCATGAACATCAAAACACTGTTTCGCGTTACATTTTCTTCATCAAATGTAATTACAAAAATCAACAAGAGATGAGGAAGAAAAGAAGATCTGCTTTATATTATATCTGTTCCACAGCAGACTATTACAAACAAAGTCTCTGTTTAGCACTGAAGTATGAAAGTTATCCATAGTTACCGTTTATCTTTGAGGCTGACATTTTCCGAGGAGTTAAAACTGATGTTGGCCTTTAACAGGAGTGAGAGATATGACACATAAACTCTCTCAGACTCCAACAGCTCCAGAGCTGCAGTCTGCCTCTGagctgaaaataaaaaggcatcatttttaaactgtttgttcatttttcttttttgttttttcagtttttttcacttaaaatattatgataaatgaaaaataaaagcatgttCACTTTTATTCTGCTGTATATCACTCCACTCACTTATAGTTGAGTAGTTTTGTTCTTTCAGATCTTGgctgttttttttctccctccacAATGGAGACTTCTTTTGACTGTCATGCTCAGGAAAAGAGTCTAACCACAAAAAAGCAAATTATTGTCATCTACCATGCTATCATTTCTGACTAGCTTACATTTGTTAGACACTTGTGTTTATAGTACAAAACATCATTCATTAGACATCCAACTAAATTTGTActcactctgattggctgaaaggctGCTTATGTAATGCTGAATGAGACTGAGTTCTGTTTGGCTATTTAGAGAGGCGTGGCCATCCACTGATCCCTCCCCCCTTGAGCCTTTCCTGCCAATAATACCAcgtttatatattttgattttcaaaaaagGTACATAACAGTCTTAAACTTAAGCATTTAAGATTGCATCTAATGTTTAATAACACTGTaccatgaattaaaaaaagaagaattttaGAAGAACATTAAGCATATTAAGAACTTAGCAGCCACAGTGTATCACCTGTGTTGAGTGCTCTGCATGAGGTCCAGGTCCCCCTGCAGGTCTTTTTGTTTACTCCTAACCTCAGAGAGCTGCGTTAGAGCAGTGCTTATGTCTTCCTGCACATGcatacacaataaaataaaataaaaatggaatacaCAATGTCATCAAAATATAAGCAGTATTTTGAAATGATTATGcagaaaaatgcatgaaatacATCTTCAAAAAACTGAATTTCAAAACttcaatttatattttagtttttttatataaaaaatatattaatttatacataatatacactACCAATAGTTATAGTAACTATTTAATAGTTTGGGGTTGATgagatgtttttattgtttttgaaataaatcttaACAATCCTGCATTCATTTAAGAGTAAAAACAATGAAACTGTGAAATactgttacaatttaaaaatacctgttctttatttgaatacattttaaaatgtaatttattcctgtgatggcaaagttgcattttcagcagccattcctccagtcttcagtgtcacatgatccataacagatatcattctaatatgctgatttgatgctcaagaaacatttcatattgtgttgaaaacagttgtggaaACAATGATCTTCTCTTTaatgattctttaatgaataaaaagttcaaaagtctTTTCTGACCAGATTAATGTATCCTAAGtaagagtatttatttatttccttttttttaatcgacctgaccccaaacttttaagcaattgcttatattatttaaatgatattgATTATCCACTCATTTTAAATCACATAATAAAACTGTTAGAACCTGTAATGTGTTAAGTGTGTTTCTGAGAGACAGCATCTTGTCATTAGTTTCTTGTTGATAGGTGGAGACTTTCTCCTCCAGGCGGCTGTAGGTTTGCCGTAGGTTGGCAAAATCTTCAACCACACTTCCAACTCCTGATTTTAGCTCCACCCACATTGCCTGCAACTGAAGTCAAAGGTCACCAATACTCAATAAGAAACAAACCCAGATAGCAAGAGATTAAACAGGAGCTTCAGATCAGTCTTAATAGCATTTAGGTAGGGTCAAGCTAAATGTGGCCTGTGTTCAGTCACACGCTTCCTATTAACAATTCATTGTCTCAATGACTTTTATTATCTTAATAGCAGTaactgtatgagtgtgtgtgattaGAATTAGTGTTAAGTGAAACAGTGTGCTTAAAACAGAATACCTATTTTTGTCACAAgcaaacacactcaaactcatACAAATCATGAGAAAGCTTTCACAAACTTGAAGTAAGAGAGGGCAATTTAGATTACCTGAAGGTCTATGGCATCTATGTCATTACCTGTAAATGcaagaacacacaaaaacacaatttcatACCGAAACCAGACTTTTATCACACAGAAAATGACAGAAACATACAAGTACAAGAAAGAAAACTTTTCAAAAGCCATCCATAGAAAGTTGACTTCACTGTTAATGACCAATTATTCATGTAAATAAGAAATGATGAAAACATGACAGAAAGATTGTTTACCCTCTATTTTGCCATTCTCCATGATCCGATGGTCTTCCAGGTCCAAATCCAGGAATGTCGTTTGAGTTCTTCTGTGGTGTGGATCCTTTCTAGTAGAGTTTCTTTGCTCAAACTGATAGTTTTACAAGCCAATGAAATGTCACACTTCTATGTTTTGATATGGTTAGAAATGACAGGAGAGCTTTCTGATTCTGTgactttgtctttctctctctcatctgtCCCTCCTATCTCTTCCCCTCCTCTTTGAAACATGTGAGTCTGATGAAGTTGAGAACAAAAAGAGGCCTTGTTTTACAGTAAGTGGATGgatgaagggagagagagagaaagatagagacgACTATTAGCATTTTTATGGCTCAGAATCAGACGATTAAATTTCCTCCTCAACCTTTAAGACCAATTTTCCATTTTGCAATGAACTTTGTATGAGCTCTGAAAAGGATCTGCTAGACATATGAACAAAAACTCCCACCAAAATATTGTCAAAAACTCAAAAGTGAACATTGAGTCATAAATTTAATTGAGGTAGAACATTGAAACAAATAACACAGATTTAACTGAACACTAGGGCTTCATGTTAATTTAAAGCAGAATTAGAAGCAAAATGAAAGGCGGTGGATCTCCAGCCGAGGTGCTGATCCACAGTAAACACGTTCTCACTCCAGAGGACAGGAAATTGAGCTTCACGGTCTTACACAACTCTTGACTTCTCATGCAGTCATGAGCTCTGCTGCTTATGCATGCTCATGTATTTTGGAGATGCGCTCCACCAATGGCTGAACTGTACACAGAGAATCACATTCCTCTCACCCTGTGCACAAAACAAAGTAGTGATTCTTTCAGAAGTGTAGTGTGTGGGAACACGTGTTCTGGATATTCAGTGGATGCTGCTGGAACTGAAGTTATTTTATTGGTATACCAGATCTGATCAATGCCTCAGGGCCGCTAGCTGTGATAATGCATCACGGTGTATATAAGATCTTTTTCAGTACTTCCACGGGTGGTAATTCTAAGAAATCAAGTTTACTCAAATGCTCGCTTCATAATCTTGATAAGATGCTCATATTGTACTATCACTTCTTAAAGTTCAGTTTGGTAAAGTGATTAAATACTTAACATTATAGCACTTAATCTATGTCATCTAGATCAGAAAAGgacagaatatatattattactattatttttgttgCTGTATTCATATaaatggtgtgtgtttgtgtccatgtCACATGTTAACTTTGAGCTTCAGTCCCAGTGCCGCTTTGTTACGGAACATCCCAGTCCACACAAGTCCTTGTGAATCTGTGAACTCCCCTTCACCTTCAAATCtgcaaaaacaaatttattttatgaCACTTAAGCCTTTCTTATGACAATGATGCTGAATCCTGCTTTGCATATGTTTGGAGAACTGATTATTTACTGTATCACCTGTTGTTGTTAAAGGTTCCTGTGTATTCTGTCCCATCAGGAAATCGGTATGTTCCTTTGCCATGATACATGTTGTCTCTGAACAGGCCGCTGTAAATCGCCCCTGAAGGGTGTGTAAGAGTTCCTCTGCCATTCATCTAAGGGCCACATTAAACCAGTAACCAAGATATAATTacaaaaagcataataaaataagtaaaataggTAGTTGTCGCATGTCTGAATTTAGATTTCATAAAATTAGTTGCACTCAAAACTGAGATAAAAATCGAAAAGTAGGCTATGACATGAGATTAGGTAACTAAAGCTCCAGTATGTTACTGACTTTGTTAGCTTTAGTGCACATGAGATTAAAGTTAATGTGAGTTacttaaatattgtaattatatatatatatatatatatatatatatatatatatagagagagagagagagagagagagagagagagagagagatagatagatagatagatagatagatagatagatagatagatagatagatagatagatagatagatagatagatagatagatagaaaaacatCCCACACACACCTTATCATTGTCCCATTCTCCAGTGTAAGTAACTCCAGAGGCTGATGTCTGTGTGCCAGACCCTTT encodes:
- the LOC113095782 gene encoding rho guanine nucleotide exchange factor 33-like isoform X1 — its product is MENGKIEGNDIDAIDLQLQAMWVELKSGVGSVVEDFANLRQTYSRLEEKVSTYQQETNDKMLSLRNTLNTLQEDISTALTQLSEVRSKQKDLQGDLDLMQSTQHRKGSRGEGSVDGHASLNSQTELSLIQHYISSLSANQNSFPEHDSQKKSPLWREKKNSQDLKEQNYSTITQRQTAALELLESERVYVSYLSLLLKANISFNSSENVSLKDKRPFPPSLRFLIQQHLELLHLLQERVLKSHWQGIMGDVFLRLTSKESDFLDHYVSYLRDLPECLTVVTLFSSSKSGSFLESDITGDETHPSLHSLLLQPVQRIPEYHTLLQSLLQQTESEHPDYYLLLVSVQQLRYFMTQYSHLLQHNQELLTHSHALREHTHNLCTHQQEWPQHTRKELSRSTVRQLYKVDYEKNKKNNTSAQNDPSRRNKHYPDFEAAPYHYDPEIPSPDSFLSDSDSRHKAISVPLRRIPKTEGAGSGLSDALGALFPYKAGGSRCSSPSHSSDSSIDIAFVHCSPSHSPPIQSHSRGRSAGGVAYRSNRACVSPDSADIVRPHPLQAVQRKSKSLNGLQMDSIDTHAHQTKTPAHPKVERQSSGKSRKRPSSPKHRYETHTDTEEQPQLIHQKDPRDLVWEELKLRGVSDDYDHTPLSERSRKEGKGFRNSFKKLFKKKSSGDGKEKTTVKAECQSSGELETTKAPHIGDIDRGTAV
- the LOC113095782 gene encoding rho guanine nucleotide exchange factor 33-like isoform X2, producing MENGKIEGNDIDAIDLQLQAMWVELKSGVGSVVEDFANLRQTYSRLEEKVSTYQQETNDKMLSLRNTLNTLQEDISTALTQLSEVRSKQKDLQGDLDLMQSTQHRKGSRGEGSVDGHASLNSQTELSLIQHYISSLSANQNSFPEHDSQKKSPLWREKKNSQDLKEQNYSTITQRQTAALELLESERVYVSYLSLLLKANISFNSSENVSLKDKRPFPPSLRFLIQQHLELLHLLQERVLKSHWQGIMGDVFLRLTSKESDFLDHYVSYLRDLPECLTVVTLFSSSKSGSFLESDITGDETHPSLHSLLLQPVQRIPEYHTLLQSLLQQTESEHPDYYLLLVSVQQLRYFMTQYSHLLQHNQELLTHSHALREHTHNLCTHQQEWPQHTRKELSSDPSRRNKHYPDFEAAPYHYDPEIPSPDSFLSDSDSRHKAISVPLRRIPKTEGAGSGLSDALGALFPYKAGGSRCSSPSHSSDSSIDIAFVHCSPSHSPPIQSHSRGRSAGGVAYRSNRACVSPDSADIVRPHPLQAVQRKSKSLNGLQMDSIDTHAHQTKTPAHPKVERQSSGKSRKRPSSPKHRYETHTDTEEQPQLIHQKDPRDLVWEELKLRGVSDDYDHTPLSERSRKEGKGFRNSFKKLFKKKSSGDGKEKTTVKAECQSSGELETTKAPHIGDIDRGTAV
- the morn2 gene encoding MORN repeat-containing protein 2 isoform X4 codes for the protein MRKGSGTQTSASGVTYTGEWDNDKMNGRGTLTHPSGAIYSGLFRDNMYHGKGTYRFPDGTEYTGTFNNNRFEGEGEFTDSQGLVWTGMFRNKAALGLKLKGERNVILCVQFSHWWSASPKYMSMHKQQSS
- the morn2 gene encoding MORN repeat-containing protein 2 isoform X1 is translated as MSEITSLKISYIFPNGDKYEGECCRTSDGVVMRKGSGTQTSASGVTYTGEWDNDKMNGRGTLTHPSGAIYSGLFRDNMYHGKGTYRFPDGTEYTGTFNNNRFEGEGEFTDSQGLVWTGMFRNKAALGLKLKGERNVILCVQFSHWWSASPKYMSMHKQQSS
- the morn2 gene encoding MORN repeat-containing protein 2 isoform X2 — translated: MSEITSLKISYIFPNGDKYEGECCRTSDGVVMRKGSGTQTSASGVTYTGEWDNDKMNGRGTLTHPSGAIYSGLFRDNMYHGKGTYRFPDGTEYTGTFNNNRFEGEGEFTDSQGLVWTGMFRNKAALGLKLKVNMVRGM
- the morn2 gene encoding MORN repeat-containing protein 2 isoform X3, which encodes MSEITSLKISYIFPNGDKYEGECCRTSDGVVMRKGSGTQTSASGVTYTGEWDNDKMNGRGTLTHPSGAIYSGLFRDNMYHGKGTYRFPDGTEYTGTFNNNRFEGEGEFTDSQGLVWTGMFRNKAALGLKLKVNM